One segment of bacterium DNA contains the following:
- a CDS encoding SWIB/MDM2 domain-containing protein: MKKAPAKKAAPKKAAPAKKAAPKKAAPKKAAPVKKAAPKKAAPVKKAAPKKVAPKKAAPKKVAPKKVAPKKAAPKKVAAPKKAAAPKKAAPKAVKPKVKRAPNPAFMAPMAPDAILGAVVGDKPMPRTEITKKLWEYIKKNGLQDKVNKRMINADEKLRALFGKGAVSMFEMNKLLQGHLKKA, from the coding sequence ATGAAGAAAGCTCCCGCTAAGAAGGCCGCCCCGAAGAAGGCCGCTCCCGCAAAGAAGGCTGCTCCGAAGAAAGCCGCCCCGAAGAAGGCCGCTCCCGTGAAGAAGGCTGCCCCGAAGAAGGCCGCCCCTGTGAAGAAGGCCGCTCCGAAGAAGGTCGCGCCGAAGAAGGCCGCCCCGAAGAAGGTTGCCCCGAAGAAGGTCGCGCCGAAGAAGGCCGCCCCGAAGAAGGTTGCCGCCCCGAAGAAGGCCGCTGCCCCGAAGAAGGCCGCCCCGAAGGCCGTGAAGCCGAAGGTCAAGCGCGCGCCGAATCCCGCTTTTATGGCCCCGATGGCCCCCGACGCCATCCTCGGCGCCGTCGTTGGCGACAAGCCGATGCCGCGCACGGAGATCACCAAGAAGTTGTGGGAGTACATCAAGAAGAACGGCCTGCAGGACAAGGTCAACAAGCGCATGATCAATGCTGACGAGAAGCTGCGCGCGTTGTTCGGCAAGGGCGCCGTCTCGATGTTCGAAATGAACAAGCTGTTGCAAGGCCACCTGAAGAAGGCGTAA
- a CDS encoding T9SS type A sorting domain-containing protein — protein sequence MKSSYWLCTFILIMSTSLFATPSVIRSGATLGKAPLPPKVEIQQIMAQIDQARALDQEPDPALFDRIDELTGESRGTRGGALDKMPSASSTTDTRQGGEDCANAFTIPALPFSESGTLGSTDNCAGRPYRDVFYRYTAIQNGNHTFNMCGSSGDTYMRLWTEGTCCAGNNVADDNSCGSDYDPSLTLALSTGQIIYIECGKYNTSTASPYNFRAYGPNVPPANDLCVNAEQVAVPSQTMGTTLHASLDAIPACGNADAPTAPGVWYRVNGTGNMMTASLCDVSADWDTELSVFLGPCPSLTCVGGNDDYCDNRSQVTWCSVAGVQYFMLVHGYQGAYGGFRLDITDNGINCHQPNCTDILPCGTPAETEPNNICPSQLDPLTITCPTDDTGVVETLLYGTLCPADDHDVYRVSVRERSVMTVIPSAGTDCDSLPSPCIQSDVRGENCELLDSGSSTGWVLTNPGDIPVTFYLDVHGDGACLNRYKIATSCCPLRDYCANPINVGETTDFSLLVNTCCATSPLPFVFERACSGTMYAAGRAVIFRIHPAAPAIVDLSAIGGDAQIMVFTDCSNPTGTCIASSDTSITHAERIDSLHLAAGVYYVAVSRFSFDCGDITLSIHSDVILPVELASLTATAGRNEVTLHWQTASETSNDHFDIERDGQRVATISSQGNSPTGHSYTWTETGLENGRVAHFDLYGVDLNGGRSLLKSVEATPETDGQALIIQYALYQNYPNPFNPTTRIAFDLLEQGHVSLGLYNLLGQQVAVIVNGTLNPGHHVLSFDASYLPSGVYLYRIEVNQFVAERKMLLMK from the coding sequence ATGAAGAGTTCTTACTGGCTGTGTACCTTTATCCTGATCATGAGCACCTCGCTCTTTGCTACCCCCAGTGTGATCCGGTCCGGTGCGACCCTTGGAAAAGCGCCGCTTCCACCCAAAGTGGAAATCCAGCAGATTATGGCGCAGATTGATCAAGCTCGAGCCCTTGATCAGGAGCCTGATCCGGCTCTGTTTGACCGTATCGATGAATTGACTGGAGAATCCCGCGGCACCCGGGGCGGGGCACTGGATAAGATGCCGTCCGCTTCCAGCACAACCGATACCCGCCAAGGGGGGGAAGATTGTGCCAATGCCTTTACCATTCCCGCGCTGCCCTTCAGTGAGTCCGGTACGCTGGGCTCAACAGACAACTGTGCAGGGCGTCCTTACCGCGATGTGTTCTACCGCTACACGGCTATCCAGAACGGCAACCACACTTTCAACATGTGCGGCAGTTCCGGAGACACCTACATGCGGCTCTGGACCGAAGGCACCTGCTGTGCGGGGAACAACGTCGCCGATGACAACTCCTGCGGCAGCGATTACGACCCCTCCCTCACGCTGGCTCTTTCCACCGGACAGATCATCTACATCGAATGCGGCAAGTACAACACGTCCACCGCCAGCCCGTACAACTTCCGGGCTTATGGGCCCAATGTTCCGCCGGCCAATGATCTGTGCGTGAATGCCGAGCAGGTGGCCGTACCGTCCCAGACTATGGGCACCACGCTCCATGCGTCGCTGGATGCGATTCCCGCCTGCGGCAATGCCGACGCGCCTACTGCGCCCGGCGTCTGGTACCGTGTCAATGGCACCGGCAACATGATGACCGCTTCCCTATGCGACGTTTCCGCCGATTGGGATACCGAACTCAGTGTCTTCCTCGGCCCCTGTCCGAGTCTGACCTGCGTCGGCGGCAATGATGACTATTGCGACAACCGCTCGCAGGTCACCTGGTGCTCGGTGGCCGGCGTGCAGTATTTTATGCTGGTGCATGGCTATCAGGGGGCCTACGGGGGGTTCCGGCTGGACATCACCGATAACGGCATCAACTGCCACCAGCCGAACTGCACGGACATTCTTCCCTGCGGCACTCCCGCCGAAACCGAACCCAATAATATCTGTCCTTCGCAGCTTGATCCGCTCACCATCACCTGCCCCACTGATGATACCGGTGTGGTGGAAACGCTGCTGTATGGCACCCTATGCCCCGCCGATGACCATGACGTGTACCGGGTTTCCGTTCGCGAGCGCTCGGTGATGACGGTCATCCCTTCGGCGGGAACAGACTGTGACTCGCTGCCTTCGCCCTGCATCCAAAGTGATGTGCGGGGTGAAAACTGCGAGCTGCTTGACTCCGGCAGTTCGACCGGCTGGGTCCTTACCAACCCCGGGGACATTCCGGTTACCTTCTATCTCGATGTCCACGGCGACGGCGCCTGCCTGAACCGCTATAAAATCGCCACGTCCTGCTGTCCGCTGCGGGACTACTGCGCCAACCCCATCAATGTCGGCGAGACCACAGACTTCAGCCTGCTGGTAAACACCTGCTGTGCCACCAGTCCGTTGCCCTTTGTCTTTGAGCGGGCCTGCAGCGGCACCATGTATGCCGCGGGCCGGGCGGTCATCTTCCGCATTCATCCGGCGGCGCCGGCCATTGTAGACCTCAGTGCCATCGGCGGTGATGCGCAGATCATGGTGTTCACCGATTGCTCCAATCCCACCGGCACCTGCATCGCTTCTTCGGACACATCCATCACCCATGCCGAACGGATCGACAGTCTGCACCTTGCGGCAGGTGTCTACTATGTCGCCGTTTCCCGCTTCAGCTTTGACTGCGGAGACATCACCCTCAGCATTCACAGTGATGTCATCCTGCCGGTGGAACTGGCTTCGCTCACGGCCACCGCCGGGCGCAATGAAGTCACCCTGCACTGGCAGACGGCCTCCGAAACCAGCAATGACCACTTCGACATTGAACGTGATGGGCAGCGGGTCGCCACCATTTCCTCGCAAGGCAACTCACCGACAGGCCACAGCTACACCTGGACCGAAACCGGATTGGAAAATGGCCGCGTCGCCCACTTTGACCTGTACGGTGTGGACCTGAACGGCGGGCGGTCGCTGCTTAAGAGCGTGGAAGCCACGCCGGAAACCGATGGTCAGGCGCTGATCATCCAGTACGCGCTCTACCAGAATTACCCCAATCCTTTTAATCCCACGACGCGCATTGCCTTCGATCTGCTCGAGCAGGGCCATGTGTCGCTTGGCCTGTACAATCTGCTCGGCCAGCAGGTCGCCGTCATCGTCAACGGGACTCTCAATCCCGGCCACCATGTGTTGAGTTTCGATGCATCCTACCTTCCTTCGGGTGTGTATCTCTACCGCATCGAGGTCAATCAGTTTGTGGCCGAGAGAAAAATGCTCCTGATGAAATAG
- a CDS encoding DMT family protein, translated as MRTIVLLTLSNVFMTFAWYGHLKFRSAPLLIAILASWGIAFFEYCLQVPANRYGYGQFNAAQLKTIQEVITLGVFAVFSTLYLNERPTWNTLIGFGFIAVGAWFVFKKG; from the coding sequence ATGCGAACGATTGTGCTGCTGACATTGTCGAATGTGTTTATGACCTTTGCCTGGTACGGGCATCTGAAATTCCGCAGCGCACCGCTGCTGATTGCCATTCTGGCCAGTTGGGGAATTGCCTTTTTCGAGTACTGCCTGCAGGTGCCGGCCAACCGCTACGGCTACGGGCAGTTCAATGCGGCCCAACTGAAGACGATTCAGGAGGTGATTACCCTCGGGGTCTTTGCGGTCTTCTCGACGCTCTATTTGAACGAACGACCGACGTGGAATACCCTGATCGGCTTCGGTTTCATAGCGGTGGGCGCGTGGTTCGTGTTTAAGAAGGGCTAA
- a CDS encoding T9SS type A sorting domain-containing protein produces MKYLLFAFTLLLFGLTTGFAQWTIPDTTRCPQPGTGAESPWISNDNLHLYMSSMACLGVFSRPSVDSAWGPRTDMPDRICLTPTQRCPAVSPNNDTLYFIGDARTDCENFGLWDVYYTIRTGPCDTCWGPVHNAGPNVSSSDREFSVGISRDGGTLLVSSSRGGYGVFPVIYWHERQADGTWGPANLYPPEINDLGHLSGHEHPCLSPDNNRIFFWHTGQMMGDIYVSEKVNGVWQQAVPLPSPPNNYPQVSCDADPCMAVDGRTLWIRESPYPCEAYRIAVTIDTSNVAATPRQHQESKPKPTLSAIGEGSGSLRLALSGVALHGEQVVKIHDILGRLVGQYPVTFTSDGQHSSSVLPKLSLSAGTYLISIQLYHGTVSTKYNTIE; encoded by the coding sequence ATGAAATACCTACTATTTGCTTTTACCCTGCTCCTCTTCGGCCTGACCACAGGCTTTGCCCAATGGACGATTCCTGATACCACTCGTTGTCCACAGCCGGGAACGGGAGCGGAGTCCCCGTGGATCAGCAACGATAACCTGCACCTCTATATGAGCAGTATGGCCTGCTTGGGTGTCTTCTCTCGCCCGTCGGTTGATTCGGCGTGGGGGCCGCGAACAGACATGCCAGACCGCATATGCCTGACCCCGACACAGAGATGTCCGGCTGTCAGTCCGAATAATGACACCCTCTACTTCATCGGCGACGCGCGCACGGATTGCGAGAACTTCGGCCTGTGGGACGTTTACTACACCATTCGCACCGGGCCGTGTGACACCTGCTGGGGACCAGTGCATAATGCCGGGCCGAATGTCAGTTCCAGCGACCGGGAATTCTCCGTGGGCATCAGTCGGGACGGGGGAACTCTGCTGGTGTCCTCCAGCAGGGGCGGATACGGTGTCTTTCCGGTGATCTACTGGCACGAAAGGCAGGCCGATGGCACATGGGGGCCGGCCAATTTGTACCCCCCGGAAATCAATGATCTCGGCCACCTGTCTGGGCACGAGCACCCGTGTTTATCGCCAGATAACAACCGCATCTTTTTCTGGCACACGGGCCAAATGATGGGCGACATCTATGTCAGCGAAAAGGTGAACGGAGTGTGGCAACAAGCCGTACCGTTGCCTTCGCCTCCCAACAATTACCCGCAAGTAAGCTGCGACGCCGATCCCTGCATGGCGGTAGATGGAAGAACCCTATGGATTCGTGAATCGCCCTACCCCTGCGAAGCCTACCGTATCGCGGTCACCATCGACACCTCCAACGTGGCAGCAACCCCCCGGCAGCATCAAGAGTCGAAGCCCAAACCAACGCTATCTGCCATTGGGGAGGGTTCAGGAAGTCTTAGGCTGGCGTTATCCGGCGTAGCCCTCCACGGGGAGCAAGTAGTAAAAATCCATGACATCCTTGGACGACTGGTAGGACAATATCCCGTCACCTTCACTTCAGACGGCCAGCACAGTTCAAGCGTCCTACCGAAACTATCGCTGTCGGCTGGGACCTATCTCATTTCCATTCAGCTTTATCACGGTACAGTAAGTACCAAGTACAATACGATAGAGTAA
- a CDS encoding T9SS type A sorting domain-containing protein: protein MMRLLAFFGTLLFVCALAFAGSPAESVYLGAVAPGSSGLSQFDTAALNDLLSQTDSFGEHSGRSTDANRFSRCGCTVECPAGARPEGEPCLNLCDHYNGGCFSTPPAFMPIACNDVICGSAFSWFLIRDTDWYELTVSERDTVTFTVTAEFDVLAMILGPGANGCEDRVAYTAPAVAQECHPLTVSAVLDRGTYWLYVAPAHFQWMGCRTYVASVNCSPADNQLAAELRSFDAVPEADGVTVRWQTVAENRNDHFEIERDGQTVARVNATNSASGARYSWTDQSVQTGESYTYTLVAVDVLGNRTVLGSRDATATAGNPAEITDYALYQNFPNPFNPTTSLSFDLAERGFVTLKLYNMVGQEIATMVNRTMDQGHHVVHFDGTNLPSAMYLYTLQANGYTATKKMLLLK, encoded by the coding sequence ATGATGAGACTGTTAGCTTTCTTTGGCACGTTACTGTTCGTCTGTGCGCTGGCATTTGCCGGCTCCCCCGCAGAGAGCGTTTACCTTGGCGCCGTGGCTCCGGGTTCGTCCGGACTCTCGCAGTTTGACACCGCGGCGTTGAATGATCTGCTCTCCCAGACCGATTCCTTCGGCGAGCACAGCGGACGTTCAACCGATGCAAATCGCTTCTCGCGTTGCGGTTGCACCGTGGAATGCCCGGCTGGTGCCCGCCCCGAAGGCGAGCCCTGCCTCAACCTTTGTGACCACTATAACGGCGGCTGTTTCTCGACACCCCCCGCGTTCATGCCCATCGCCTGCAATGACGTCATCTGCGGCAGCGCCTTCTCGTGGTTTTTGATCCGTGACACCGACTGGTATGAACTGACCGTCTCCGAGCGTGATACGGTCACCTTTACCGTCACCGCCGAATTCGATGTTCTGGCTATGATCCTTGGCCCCGGCGCCAACGGCTGCGAAGACCGCGTGGCTTATACCGCCCCCGCCGTGGCGCAGGAATGCCATCCCCTGACGGTGAGTGCCGTGCTGGATCGTGGCACCTACTGGCTGTATGTCGCCCCGGCCCACTTCCAGTGGATGGGCTGCCGCACCTACGTCGCCAGCGTCAACTGCTCCCCGGCGGATAATCAACTCGCCGCCGAACTGCGCAGTTTTGATGCCGTACCCGAAGCCGACGGCGTGACCGTGCGCTGGCAGACGGTCGCGGAAAACCGCAATGATCATTTCGAAATCGAGCGGGACGGCCAGACCGTTGCCCGGGTGAACGCCACCAACAGCGCCAGCGGCGCCCGCTACTCGTGGACCGATCAGTCGGTGCAGACCGGTGAATCGTACACCTACACGCTGGTCGCCGTGGATGTGCTGGGCAACCGCACGGTGCTGGGCAGCCGCGATGCCACCGCCACCGCCGGCAACCCTGCCGAAATCACCGACTACGCTCTCTATCAGAACTTCCCCAATCCCTTCAACCCCACCACCAGTCTCAGCTTTGATCTGGCGGAGAGGGGTTTTGTCACGCTCAAGCTCTACAACATGGTCGGTCAGGAAATTGCCACTATGGTGAACCGCACGATGGACCAGGGCCACCATGTCGTACACTTCGACGGCACCAATCTCCCTTCGGCCATGTACCTGTACACCCTGCAGGCCAATGGCTACACTGCCACCAAGAAGATGCTGCTGCTGAAGTGA
- a CDS encoding homocysteine S-methyltransferase family protein, which yields MASGYPIILDGAFGTELERRGFVARLPLWSALALIEAPDLVQTIHKHYLAAGADILTAATFRTTRYTLAKAGMADRAEELTRLAIRLAREVLPPLFPPYSKGGDSDPSPFEKGGKEGGSEFQRFSLSAFQPFPGVAASLAPLEDCYRPDLCPPDEILLREHAHTARLLRDAGADLILVETQNSAREAQIATEMALNMGLPVWTSFMPKSATELYNGDSLTDAARVAFALGANAVLINCCPPDLAAAAFQTLRAALPEGDILLGAYPNFRAPEGKPWDFSAPLSPAEFARWGEQMVSLGANILGGCCGTTPEHIAALSEKLKAES from the coding sequence ATGGCGTCCGGCTACCCCATTATCCTCGATGGCGCGTTCGGCACCGAACTGGAACGGCGCGGTTTTGTGGCCCGTTTGCCTTTGTGGTCGGCCCTTGCCCTGATCGAAGCCCCGGACCTCGTCCAGACCATCCACAAGCACTATCTGGCCGCTGGAGCCGACATCCTCACCGCCGCCACCTTCCGCACCACCCGTTACACCCTCGCTAAAGCCGGCATGGCCGACCGCGCGGAGGAATTGACACGGCTGGCCATCAGGCTGGCAAGGGAAGTTCTACCCCCCTTGTTCCCCCCTTATTCTAAGGGGGGAGACTCTGATCCTTCCCCCTTTGAAAAAGGGGGAAAAGAAGGGGGTTCCGAATTTCAGCGTTTCAGCCTTTCAGCGTTTCAGCCTTTTCCAGGAGTCGCCGCCTCCCTTGCCCCTTTGGAAGACTGTTACCGCCCCGACCTGTGCCCGCCCGATGAGATTCTGCTGCGCGAACATGCGCACACCGCGCGGCTGCTGCGCGATGCCGGGGCCGATCTGATCCTCGTCGAGACCCAGAATAGTGCGCGGGAAGCCCAGATTGCCACGGAAATGGCCCTGAACATGGGCCTGCCCGTCTGGACATCCTTTATGCCCAAAAGCGCCACCGAGCTATACAATGGCGATTCCCTGACCGATGCCGCTCGCGTCGCCTTTGCCTTGGGAGCCAATGCCGTGCTCATCAACTGCTGCCCGCCCGATCTGGCTGCGGCGGCCTTCCAAACCCTGCGCGCCGCGCTGCCCGAGGGTGACATCCTGCTGGGCGCTTATCCCAACTTCCGAGCACCGGAAGGCAAGCCGTGGGACTTTTCCGCCCCGCTTTCCCCCGCAGAATTCGCCCGCTGGGGAGAGCAGATGGTAAGCCTTGGTGCGAACATCTTGGGTGGCTGCTGTGGCACCACTCCCGAGCACATTGCCGCCCTTTCCGAAAAGCTGAAAGCTGAAAGCTGA
- a CDS encoding P-loop NTPase fold protein translates to MTDESRTVLDFDSDQPKTDMKDDALGRTGYARYLGDSILSYKSTDSLVVGIYDEWGSGKTTLINFALQHIRKKTAGHNDRPVVIHFSPWLFSTSEALVSAFFKTLSQNLKRQDWNAELQKAGALVSSYAAFFAFLSYVPQDGMSHYWVVGSQMLFAAASVLKKSGKVLKRDLETRRTALSKVLRDQPSKVIIVIDDLDRLPDEEVRQIFQLVRSMADFPNTVYLLAFDPKPVAKALDKSQDGCGNKYLEKIIQAPFVVPKATPEALSSYVGARIRALQEEAPAERRDKNDRLFSILDWNAFHLIQNLRHANRFLNILTFNFDRQREHINFADIVGLSVLQVFCEPVYRGIRDNHLIFRRTISAGLRLPDTHAKESIKSVVEGLFAQIIPEHRKYAEGILFELFPDIGAICNKPTGGPHEEEDDLRTGRICHPENYNRALAFDVPEGETTDAEASTLWDDAADLEMEQLTGKLGDLCRTHEVSQLFRRLAAKAPVELQQNTAIKVIAACLLLWEQFSEDESVIGGYPSDATGFVARVLRRFPDSIARGRVLRDGISYASGCVWPIGDLVRRIKVEGSPASGASLYDTPLALQTYADCKGIARGRIQAAARDGLLWSHPHFYYILRAWHDFGGTEDVREFISRETSRDGRLLELLDRLPLTKESVPFLGLFMDIPALVARLDTIVQAGIGSAVYDRIDSVTRYLNILRGSQATDRGESPGEL, encoded by the coding sequence ATGACAGATGAAAGCCGGACGGTCTTGGACTTCGACTCAGATCAGCCAAAGACTGATATGAAGGATGATGCGCTTGGCCGGACGGGTTATGCGCGCTATTTGGGCGATTCCATCCTGTCGTACAAATCAACCGATAGCTTGGTTGTGGGTATTTACGATGAGTGGGGCTCGGGCAAAACCACGCTTATCAATTTCGCCCTTCAGCATATTCGGAAGAAGACAGCCGGGCACAACGACAGGCCAGTTGTCATTCATTTTAGCCCTTGGCTATTCTCAACTTCCGAGGCCTTGGTTTCGGCGTTCTTCAAAACTCTGTCGCAGAATTTGAAGCGTCAGGACTGGAACGCCGAGTTGCAGAAAGCTGGCGCGTTGGTGTCATCCTATGCGGCTTTCTTTGCATTCTTGTCGTATGTACCGCAGGACGGGATGTCGCATTACTGGGTCGTTGGTTCCCAAATGCTCTTTGCGGCCGCGTCTGTTCTCAAGAAGAGCGGGAAGGTATTGAAGCGTGACCTCGAGACGAGAAGAACGGCACTATCTAAGGTCCTAAGGGATCAGCCAAGCAAAGTCATCATTGTAATAGACGATCTTGACCGTCTGCCCGATGAAGAAGTCAGGCAGATATTCCAGTTGGTCAGATCCATGGCGGACTTTCCCAACACCGTTTACCTGCTTGCTTTCGACCCCAAACCTGTCGCGAAGGCTCTTGACAAGTCACAGGATGGTTGTGGCAACAAGTATCTGGAAAAGATTATACAGGCACCGTTCGTGGTGCCCAAAGCGACCCCAGAGGCGTTGTCAAGCTACGTAGGCGCCAGGATACGCGCCCTGCAGGAGGAAGCCCCAGCGGAACGTCGAGACAAAAACGATCGGTTGTTCAGTATCTTGGACTGGAATGCGTTCCATTTGATTCAGAACCTCCGACACGCGAACCGTTTTTTGAACATCTTGACGTTTAACTTCGATAGGCAGAGGGAACATATAAATTTTGCCGATATCGTCGGCCTGAGCGTTCTTCAGGTATTCTGCGAACCTGTTTACCGTGGGATTCGAGATAACCACCTGATTTTCAGACGAACGATCTCGGCTGGACTTCGCCTGCCAGACACCCACGCCAAGGAGTCAATTAAGTCTGTCGTCGAAGGCTTGTTCGCCCAGATCATTCCAGAGCACCGCAAGTACGCCGAGGGCATACTCTTTGAACTCTTTCCCGACATAGGGGCCATCTGCAACAAACCGACGGGAGGTCCGCACGAAGAGGAAGACGATCTGCGGACAGGTCGAATATGCCATCCTGAGAACTATAACAGAGCACTTGCATTCGACGTTCCGGAAGGAGAAACCACGGATGCCGAGGCTTCAACGCTGTGGGATGACGCTGCTGATCTCGAGATGGAACAACTGACAGGCAAGCTCGGGGATCTATGTCGTACTCATGAAGTGTCGCAGCTTTTCAGACGCCTTGCTGCAAAGGCGCCCGTTGAACTTCAACAAAACACCGCTATCAAGGTCATCGCTGCGTGTCTCTTACTCTGGGAGCAATTCAGCGAAGACGAGTCGGTGATTGGTGGCTACCCGAGTGACGCAACGGGGTTTGTGGCACGCGTGCTGCGTCGCTTTCCTGATTCGATCGCGCGCGGGAGAGTGCTGCGTGATGGCATCAGTTACGCTTCCGGTTGTGTTTGGCCGATAGGTGACTTGGTTCGCCGTATAAAAGTTGAGGGGTCACCCGCATCGGGAGCATCGCTGTACGACACACCTCTTGCCTTGCAGACGTATGCCGATTGTAAAGGGATTGCACGCGGCCGCATTCAAGCAGCGGCGAGAGATGGGCTTTTGTGGTCGCATCCACACTTCTATTACATTCTGCGGGCTTGGCACGACTTTGGGGGTACTGAAGATGTGCGGGAATTTATATCGCGCGAGACTTCTAGAGACGGGAGGCTGCTTGAGTTACTTGACCGTCTCCCGTTAACAAAGGAATCTGTGCCGTTCTTGGGTTTGTTTATGGATATACCGGCTTTGGTCGCTCGCTTAGATACCATTGTACAGGCGGGTATTGGCAGCGCGGTGTATGATCGAATTGACTCGGTCACTCGGTATTTGAACATATTGAGAGGGTCGCAGGCCACCGACCGCGGGGAGTCACCAGGTGAGCTTTGA